Proteins from a genomic interval of Kitasatospora kifunensis:
- a CDS encoding cytidine deaminase, with translation MTDAQAQADPVIDWEALRAAARDAMSRAYAPYSKYPVGAAALVDDGRVVTGCNVENASYGLGLCAECGLVSALVAGGGGRLVAFACVDGAGQALMPCGRCRQLLWEHGGAQLLVDLPSGIKPMTEVLPDAFGPERL, from the coding sequence GTGACGGATGCGCAGGCACAGGCCGACCCAGTGATTGATTGGGAGGCGCTGCGCGCGGCGGCCCGGGACGCGATGTCCCGGGCGTACGCCCCGTACAGCAAGTACCCGGTCGGCGCGGCCGCGCTCGTGGACGACGGGCGGGTGGTGACCGGGTGCAACGTGGAGAACGCCTCGTACGGCCTGGGCCTGTGCGCCGAGTGCGGGCTGGTCTCGGCGCTGGTCGCCGGCGGGGGCGGTCGGCTGGTCGCGTTCGCCTGCGTGGACGGCGCGGGGCAGGCGTTGATGCCGTGCGGCCGCTGCCGCCAACTGCTCTGGGAGCACGGCGGCGCGCAGCTGCTGGTGGACCTGCCTTCGGGGATCAAGCCGATGACCGAGGTGCTGCCGGACGCGTTCGGGCCGGAGCGGCTGTAG
- a CDS encoding thymidine phosphorylase, giving the protein MDVISVITAKRDRRELTDDQIDWVIDAYTRGVVADEQMSALAMAILLNGMNLREIGRWTDAMIRSGVRMDFAALGTPTADKHSTGGVGDKITLPLAPLVAACGAAVPQLSGRGLGHTGGTLDKLESIPGWRALLSNDEMMDVLRQSGAVICAAGDGLAPADKKLYALRDVTGTVEAIPLIASSIMSKKIAEGTGALVLDVKVGSGAFMKNLADAQELARTMVGLGRGAGVNTVALLTDMSTPLGLTAGNALEVRESIEVLAGGGPADVVELTIALAREMLAAAGVRGKDPADALKDGSAMDHWRRLIAAQGGDVDAPLPVAREQHVIPAPASGVLTALDAYAVGVCAWRLGAGRARKEDPVQAGAGVEMHAKPGDVVTAGQPLLTLHTDTPERFEYAIEALADGVEVAPLGTEYTRTPLVLDRIG; this is encoded by the coding sequence ATGGACGTCATCTCCGTCATCACCGCCAAGCGCGACCGCCGCGAGTTGACCGATGATCAGATCGACTGGGTGATCGACGCCTACACCCGTGGTGTGGTGGCCGACGAGCAGATGTCCGCCCTGGCGATGGCCATCCTGCTGAACGGGATGAACCTGCGGGAGATCGGCCGCTGGACCGACGCGATGATCCGCTCCGGCGTCCGGATGGACTTCGCCGCCCTCGGCACGCCCACCGCCGACAAGCACTCCACCGGTGGCGTCGGCGACAAGATCACCCTCCCGCTGGCCCCGCTGGTCGCCGCCTGCGGCGCCGCCGTGCCGCAGCTGTCGGGCCGCGGCCTGGGCCACACCGGCGGCACCCTGGACAAGCTGGAGTCCATCCCCGGCTGGCGGGCGCTGCTCTCCAACGACGAGATGATGGACGTGCTGCGCCAGTCGGGCGCGGTCATCTGCGCGGCCGGCGACGGGCTGGCCCCCGCCGACAAGAAGCTCTACGCGCTGCGGGACGTGACCGGCACGGTCGAGGCGATCCCGCTGATCGCCTCCTCGATCATGTCCAAGAAGATCGCCGAGGGCACCGGCGCCCTGGTGCTCGACGTCAAGGTCGGCTCCGGGGCCTTCATGAAGAACCTGGCCGACGCCCAGGAGCTGGCCCGCACCATGGTGGGCCTGGGTCGCGGCGCCGGGGTCAACACCGTCGCGCTGCTCACCGACATGTCCACCCCGCTGGGCCTGACCGCGGGCAACGCCCTTGAGGTGCGCGAGTCGATCGAGGTGCTGGCCGGCGGCGGCCCGGCCGACGTCGTGGAGCTGACCATCGCGCTGGCCCGCGAGATGCTCGCCGCGGCCGGTGTGCGGGGCAAGGACCCGGCGGACGCGCTCAAGGACGGCTCCGCGATGGACCACTGGCGCCGCCTGATCGCCGCCCAGGGCGGCGACGTGGACGCGCCGCTCCCGGTCGCCCGCGAGCAGCACGTGATCCCCGCACCGGCCTCCGGCGTGCTGACCGCGCTGGACGCCTACGCGGTGGGCGTCTGCGCCTGGCGCCTGGGCGCGGGCCGCGCCCGCAAGGAGGACCCGGTGCAGGCCGGCGCGGGCGTCGAGATGCACGCGAAGCCGGGTGACGTGGTGACGGCCGGCCAGCCGCTGCTGACCCTGCACACGGACACCCCCGAGCGCTTCGAGTACGCGATCGAGGCGCTGGCCGACGGCGTGGAGGTCGCGCCGCTGGGCACGGAGTACACGCGCACGCCGCTGGTGCTGGACCGGATCGGGTGA
- a CDS encoding type II toxin-antitoxin system RelE/ParE family toxin: protein MDGERFIIELEPEVRCWLAELPPRHYIKAEDYVDLLADSPTLLGEPYSRHLGGPVRELRFSLGGEATRVTYWLAPGRRVVLLTVFVKTRMRETAEVTRALWAQKICEAEHGEAHQEFSRSITEEEAR from the coding sequence GTGGATGGGGAACGCTTCATCATCGAGCTGGAGCCTGAGGTGCGTTGCTGGCTCGCGGAGTTACCGCCGCGCCATTACATCAAGGCCGAGGACTACGTCGATCTTCTGGCTGATAGTCCGACCCTCTTGGGGGAGCCATACTCGCGGCATCTTGGTGGGCCGGTTCGGGAGCTGCGATTCTCGCTCGGCGGTGAGGCCACGAGAGTCACCTACTGGCTGGCGCCCGGGCGCCGAGTCGTGCTGCTGACTGTGTTCGTGAAGACCAGGATGAGGGAGACTGCTGAGGTCACTCGGGCTCTGTGGGCGCAGAAAATCTGCGAGGCTGAGCACGGTGAAGCGCATCAGGAGTTCAGCCGGTCGATCACGGAGGAGGAGGCGCGATGA
- a CDS encoding helix-turn-helix domain-containing protein translates to MNHSQWKTAKAREFLGEQVADGPEVMALRLEIRYARAFGQALYDRRTELALSQAEVARRAGLAESQIEQVEGGDVVPTLPLLTRLAGALEAELDVHLAPGAEVELRFHSPAA, encoded by the coding sequence ATGAACCACTCTCAGTGGAAGACGGCCAAGGCCCGTGAGTTTCTCGGCGAGCAGGTGGCGGACGGCCCCGAGGTGATGGCTCTGCGGCTGGAGATCCGGTACGCGCGTGCTTTCGGGCAGGCGCTCTACGACCGGCGAACCGAGCTCGCGCTCTCGCAGGCCGAGGTGGCGCGGCGGGCAGGGCTGGCGGAGTCGCAGATCGAGCAGGTCGAGGGCGGAGACGTGGTGCCTACGCTGCCACTGCTGACCCGCCTCGCTGGGGCGCTGGAGGCTGAGTTGGATGTCCACCTGGCTCCGGGGGCTGAGGTTGAGCTGCGCTTCCACTCTCCTGCCGCCTGA
- a CDS encoding beta-glucanase has protein sequence MAVVFDADFGSAEQWVAGRTSSYPNMGPTNRGDHKLDLLRPALCPGGVFTATRGFFGRLWSCNLLTTEGSSQGFQVQAGDVLRARVVLPTGIGAWPAIWTWRDGNNEVDVFEYHPDNPDLLEFSNHLASTNQYWHGGSTDVAPGATVELSTSIGADSVEWYVGDTLCYADNCGVGSDWSAYLIVNLSVSDGTYHPAPSFWGPRKLSWTCQSLRVER, from the coding sequence ATGGCCGTGGTCTTCGACGCCGATTTCGGCTCAGCCGAGCAGTGGGTGGCGGGTCGCACCAGCTCCTATCCGAACATGGGACCGACCAACCGGGGCGACCACAAACTCGACCTGCTACGCCCCGCCCTCTGCCCCGGCGGGGTCTTCACCGCGACCCGCGGCTTCTTCGGCCGCCTGTGGAGCTGCAACCTGCTCACCACCGAGGGCAGTTCGCAGGGCTTCCAGGTGCAGGCCGGCGACGTGCTGCGCGCCCGGGTCGTGCTACCCACCGGCATCGGCGCCTGGCCGGCCATCTGGACCTGGCGCGACGGCAACAACGAGGTCGACGTCTTCGAGTACCACCCGGACAACCCGGACCTGCTGGAGTTCAGCAACCACCTCGCCAGCACCAACCAGTACTGGCACGGCGGTTCGACGGACGTCGCCCCCGGCGCCACCGTCGAACTCTCGACCTCCATCGGCGCCGACTCGGTCGAGTGGTACGTCGGCGACACCCTCTGCTACGCGGACAACTGCGGCGTGGGGTCGGACTGGTCGGCCTACCTGATCGTCAACCTGTCGGTTTCGGACGGGACTTACCACCCGGCCCCGTCCTTCTGGGGCCCCCGCAAGCTCAGTTGGACCTGCCAGAGCCTGCGAGTGGAGCGCTGA
- a CDS encoding phytanoyl-CoA dioxygenase family protein, with the protein MKAILTDEQVERFVTEGFVHLPEAFPRELADECRAFLWRETGLDPEDPTTWTQPVVRLDGYGGELFNRAARTPRLHGAFDQLVGAGRWEPRMGLGTFPIRFPHPGEAGDTGWHMDASYTPPGEQGYWLNLRSRGRALLMLFLFSDTDADNAPTRIKVGSHLDVPPFLEPHGERGIENFALCTAMHEAGKLDSPQRPLALATGGAGDVYLCHPFLIHAAQNHHGTVPRFLAQPPLLPTGLLDLDRPDGAHSPVERAVRLGLTAPTGGYRSQ; encoded by the coding sequence GTGAAGGCCATACTGACCGACGAGCAGGTCGAGCGATTCGTCACCGAGGGTTTCGTCCACCTCCCCGAGGCGTTCCCACGCGAACTCGCCGACGAGTGCCGGGCGTTCCTGTGGCGCGAGACCGGACTCGACCCCGAGGACCCGACCACCTGGACCCAGCCGGTCGTGCGACTCGACGGCTACGGCGGCGAGTTGTTCAACCGGGCGGCCCGGACGCCGCGCCTGCACGGCGCGTTCGACCAACTCGTCGGCGCGGGCCGGTGGGAGCCCCGAATGGGCCTGGGCACCTTCCCGATCCGCTTCCCGCATCCGGGCGAGGCCGGGGACACCGGGTGGCACATGGACGCCAGCTACACCCCGCCCGGCGAGCAGGGCTACTGGCTCAACCTGCGCTCGCGGGGCCGGGCGCTGCTGATGCTCTTCCTCTTCTCCGACACCGACGCCGACAACGCGCCGACCCGGATCAAGGTCGGCTCGCACCTGGACGTGCCGCCCTTCCTGGAACCGCACGGCGAGCGCGGCATCGAGAACTTCGCACTCTGCACCGCGATGCACGAGGCGGGAAAGCTCGACTCGCCACAGCGACCACTCGCGCTGGCCACCGGAGGGGCCGGCGACGTCTACCTCTGCCATCCGTTCCTGATCCACGCGGCGCAGAACCACCACGGCACCGTGCCGCGCTTCCTCGCCCAACCCCCGCTGCTGCCAACCGGCCTGCTCGATCTCGACCGCCCTGACGGCGCACACTCCCCGGTCGAACGCGCCGTGCGGCTCGGGCTTACCGCCCCCACCGGCGGTTATCGCTCGCAGTAA
- a CDS encoding tyrosine-protein phosphatase — translation MRHIEFERLHNFRDLGGYRTTDGRSLQWGRLYRSDSLAKLEGADWDRFLALGVRTVIDLRYPWEIAARGRVPDGDGLTYLNLSVEHRPYDQAEIDPELDPWRFLADRYAEVALDGAAELRQALEVIAADSAPLVFHCASGKDRTGLLAALVLALLGVPEEEILADFALTELATDRLRADWQATHPEQTLRWPGYGRAPAEVMRLFLADLRADYGSVHDYAIQHLGVDDELIEGLRTRLTV, via the coding sequence ATGAGACACATCGAGTTCGAGCGCCTGCACAACTTCCGTGACCTGGGCGGCTACCGCACCACCGACGGCCGATCGCTGCAGTGGGGGCGGCTGTATCGATCGGACTCGCTCGCCAAGCTCGAGGGTGCCGACTGGGACCGCTTCCTCGCCCTCGGTGTGCGCACCGTGATCGACCTGCGCTACCCGTGGGAGATCGCCGCGCGCGGCCGGGTGCCGGACGGCGACGGCCTCACCTACCTCAACCTCAGTGTGGAACACCGCCCTTACGACCAGGCGGAGATCGACCCCGAGCTCGACCCCTGGCGCTTCCTCGCCGACCGGTACGCGGAGGTGGCCCTGGACGGGGCCGCCGAACTTCGCCAGGCCCTGGAGGTCATCGCCGCCGACAGCGCTCCACTGGTCTTCCACTGCGCCTCGGGCAAGGACCGCACCGGCCTGCTGGCGGCCCTGGTCCTCGCTCTCCTCGGGGTGCCCGAGGAGGAGATCCTCGCGGACTTCGCGCTCACCGAACTGGCCACCGACCGGCTGCGCGCCGACTGGCAGGCCACCCATCCTGAGCAGACCCTGCGCTGGCCCGGGTACGGGCGGGCGCCGGCCGAGGTGATGCGTCTGTTCCTGGCCGACCTTCGTGCCGACTACGGCTCGGTGCACGACTACGCCATCCAACACCTCGGAGTCGATGACGAGTTGATCGAAGGGCTGCGCACCCGACTGACCGTCTGA
- a CDS encoding MFS transporter: MPPVRSEASAATAPGAAPSATDLPDGLPGDLPDGLRDDLRLRPGQREFRRSNLALFAAGVATFVLLYATQGLLPLLATDLSITPGQASWTTSAATLGLALALLPASALSDRYGRTAVMTGSMLAASLIAVALPFAPSLGALVALRALQGAALAGLPATAMAYLAEEVHPSALPSAMGLYVAGNSIGGMGGRLLAGWTAAAWGWRWGLACAAVLALLSLAAFRLLIPTARHFRRTPVDPRALSRTIAAHLRNPLLLRLYALGLLFMAVFGAVYNCVGFRLIGAPFHLPQSVAASIFVVYLVGTATSAAAGRLTALLGRRGALYVAIGLTTAGLLLSLVDSLPCALLGLVLITGGFFAGHATASSAVGRTAQHGRAQASALYLMAYYVGNSLGGTAGADAYHAVGWPGAATVGLAAMALAGAVTAYASYASRRTTGVSTLRV, translated from the coding sequence ATGCCTCCTGTCCGCTCCGAGGCATCCGCCGCCACCGCCCCGGGTGCCGCTCCCTCCGCCACCGATCTCCCCGACGGCCTCCCCGGTGACCTCCCCGACGGCCTCCGTGACGACCTGCGCCTGCGCCCCGGGCAACGCGAGTTCCGCCGGTCCAACCTCGCGCTCTTCGCCGCCGGCGTCGCCACCTTCGTCCTGCTCTACGCCACCCAGGGCCTGCTGCCGCTGCTCGCCACCGACCTCAGCATCACGCCGGGGCAAGCGAGTTGGACCACCTCGGCGGCCACCCTGGGCCTGGCCCTGGCGCTGCTGCCGGCCAGCGCCCTGTCCGACCGCTACGGCCGCACCGCGGTGATGACCGGCTCGATGCTCGCCGCCTCGCTGATCGCCGTCGCGCTGCCCTTCGCGCCCTCTCTCGGCGCCCTGGTCGCCCTGCGCGCCCTGCAGGGCGCGGCGCTGGCCGGCCTGCCCGCCACCGCCATGGCCTACCTCGCCGAGGAGGTGCACCCGAGCGCGCTGCCCTCGGCGATGGGCCTGTACGTCGCGGGCAACAGCATCGGCGGCATGGGCGGGCGCCTGCTCGCGGGCTGGACCGCCGCCGCCTGGGGCTGGCGCTGGGGCCTGGCCTGCGCCGCCGTCCTCGCCCTGCTCTCACTGGCCGCCTTCCGCCTGCTGATCCCCACCGCCCGGCACTTCCGCCGCACCCCCGTGGACCCGCGCGCCCTGTCCCGCACCATCGCCGCCCACCTGCGCAACCCGCTGCTGCTGCGGCTCTACGCGCTCGGCCTGCTCTTCATGGCGGTCTTCGGTGCCGTCTACAACTGCGTCGGCTTCCGGCTGATCGGCGCCCCCTTCCACCTGCCGCAGTCGGTGGCCGCCTCGATCTTCGTCGTCTACCTGGTGGGCACCGCCACCTCCGCCGCCGCGGGCCGCCTGACCGCACTGCTCGGCCGCCGCGGCGCCCTGTACGTCGCGATCGGCCTGACCACCGCCGGCCTGCTGCTCTCGCTGGTCGACTCACTGCCCTGCGCGCTGCTCGGCCTGGTCCTGATCACCGGCGGCTTCTTCGCCGGCCACGCCACCGCGTCCTCCGCGGTCGGCCGCACCGCCCAGCACGGCCGGGCGCAGGCCTCGGCGCTCTACCTGATGGCGTACTACGTCGGCAACAGCCTCGGCGGCACCGCGGGCGCCGACGCCTACCACGCGGTGGGCTGGCCGGGCGCGGCCACCGTGGGACTGGCGGCGATGGCACTGGCGGGCGCGGTGACGGCGTACGCGAGTTACGCGAGCCGGCGGACGACAGGGGTCAGTACGCTACGAGTATGA
- a CDS encoding LysR family transcriptional regulator, with protein sequence MAPRLAQFAAVARLEHVTRAAELLGMPQPTLSRAIARLEGELGVALLTREGRTVRLTRAGHLLLGSVERALGELERGVRTVRAEADPAAGRVAFGFLHTMGTDAVPALLRGFRDDYPRVRFQLVQDYVAAMLERLRAGELDLCLVSPLPDDPQLTARSLDEQVLHLVVPADHRLAGRRRIRLAEVAQEPFVALGHGYGLRQITDDFCAQAGFAPRIAFEGEEAETLRGLVAAGLGVALLPPGTVPRPGVVDLTVTAPRTRRAIGLAWVTGRPLTAPVEAFREFVLSRQGRLLDHG encoded by the coding sequence ATGGCTCCCCGGCTGGCCCAGTTCGCGGCGGTGGCCCGGCTGGAGCACGTGACCAGGGCGGCCGAGCTGCTCGGTATGCCCCAGCCCACGCTCTCGCGCGCGATCGCCCGCCTGGAGGGCGAGTTGGGCGTGGCGCTGCTGACCCGTGAAGGGCGCACGGTGCGGCTCACCCGGGCCGGGCACCTGCTGCTCGGCTCGGTGGAGCGGGCGCTGGGCGAACTGGAGCGCGGGGTGCGGACGGTGCGGGCCGAGGCGGACCCGGCGGCGGGGCGGGTGGCGTTCGGCTTTCTCCACACCATGGGGACGGACGCGGTGCCGGCGCTGCTGCGCGGGTTCCGCGACGACTATCCGCGGGTGCGGTTCCAGCTCGTCCAGGACTACGTGGCGGCGATGCTGGAGCGGCTGCGCGCGGGCGAGCTGGACCTGTGCCTGGTCTCGCCGCTGCCCGACGATCCGCAGCTGACTGCCCGCTCGCTGGACGAGCAGGTGCTCCACCTGGTGGTGCCCGCCGACCACCGGCTCGCCGGGCGGCGCCGGATCAGGTTGGCGGAGGTGGCCCAGGAGCCGTTCGTGGCGCTGGGGCACGGCTACGGGCTGCGCCAGATCACCGACGACTTCTGCGCGCAGGCGGGGTTCGCGCCGCGGATCGCGTTCGAGGGGGAGGAGGCGGAGACGCTGCGCGGGCTGGTGGCGGCCGGGCTGGGGGTGGCGCTGCTGCCGCCGGGCACGGTGCCGCGCCCGGGGGTGGTGGACCTGACGGTCACCGCGCCGCGCACCAGGCGGGCGATCGGGCTGGCCTGGGTGACGGGACGGCCGCTGACGGCGCCGGTCGAGGCGTTCCGGGAGTTCGTCCTGTCGCGGCAGGGGCGGCTGCTGGACCACGGCTGA